Genomic window (Balearica regulorum gibbericeps isolate bBalReg1 chromosome Z, bBalReg1.pri, whole genome shotgun sequence):
TGCTGGTTGCAGCAGTACAGTTCTGTACAGACAAGGGGATGCAGAGAAAGTCCAAATGGTTTGTTTGATCCTCATTTTTACGTTGCTCTAGTTTTGGCTGCCCTTCTCATTGCCCGCAAGAAAGATGGCCACAATACCACTATGATTTTTAAGACTATCTCGTTTTGTTTATAGAGCTCTTCAATCAGAAGGTCACCGTAGGTGTCTGCTCCAGCTGTTGCTCtgttctttccctttgctgcaCTTACACTCACAATGTCCTTTTCTTTATAGTCGTACCATTCCCCCAGCTGGGGACCACTAGGGGGTCATTTGCCACTGGAGTTGCTTTTATAGGTTGAAGGTTCAAAGGGTGTTTCGTCCCTTTCATACACACAACTGCAGCTTggaaaaagggcaagaaaaagggcactccttcctcctttcttctgtcACAGAGACAGATGTCCTCTAAAATTACACACAAGATGCAGATCTGGAGTCAGTGTGTCTGCTGCTCCCTCCGACCATTTGTGCTACTTGGGCAGCGTAAAGCAGTCGAGACACGCGGTGCAGCAAGGGGCAAGGAGGGAACAACACCACCCTCTCACCCTCCCATGCAGGCCCCATTTGTGGCAAACTGGCCTGCTGGACCCAAAGCCAGCTTTCTGCCCACCTTGctctcctgcaggagctggtgcaaGGACTCCTCCTAAATTCTGAATGTACACAAGGGATGAGGCAAGATTTCCGGGTAGAATTTAGCAAGTCTGATTCCTATTGAAAGCAACGCTGGCTGTTGCCTGTATGATAAAATCAGCGTACAAGCCAGCAGAGACAGTTTCCCACACAGAACCGAAAGCAGACTTTCTGCCATCCACGTGCACTTGAATCCTGCCACTTGCAGCGAGTCTGCAATCCGATCGTCTACTGACATTTCCAAGCTTCGCTTGTCACTTTTTCAGCAAACTTCATCTGGATTTCAGGTTGCCCATAAAACTTGAAAGCAGGTTTAGTAGCAAGAATTTACAATGTGAACATCTAGTTAGAAGAAACCTTACTGGGCCCCTTTAAAGGAGAACCTTGCCTTTAACATGAGTAAATAAGAGCTTCTACCTCTTTCCCTCATGaaacttcattgaaaatatGAACAGCAATAAATCAACTGCTGAGAAAAATGGTAATGTACAGCTGGACTCCACTCCTGCATAGCAATGACACTGGAAAAATCATGcacatttccctttcccttctgtgtAAATTGACCTTGTAAAATTTAAGCTATACTCTCCCTTAAATGCCTTTTAGTCCTGCAAAATCCTGGGGAAGGTTCAGTCTACAGGAGTACAAATGTCAAAGTAGGAGAAgaattgtttgaaaataatgcagaaaatactATCACATCCAGCCttgttttcccctcctcctACATGAGAAGACAAGCTCTGCTTGTTAAAATGTCCATCTTATCTTTTAAAGTGtatgaaaacactttaaaacaaTTCTGCAAAACTGTGCTTATGTAGAGGATCTAGCACTCACATTCACTTGTCTAACATATGCTGACAGTgttcatttataaatattatgATAACCAGGGGATGAAGTCCTGCGTTGTTTATTTCTGGGGGATTTTTCTTACTGAAGGACCAAATGGTGTTTAGATTTCCTGAGGAaacttccactgatttcaggGCATAAATTCATCCTATATTTGCCAAGCCATTTCCTTGAAAACAATTGCGTACAGTGAGagtgttttgcttgtgttttgatCGTTCTTAAAGCAAGAAAGTTGAAACAATTTCTTACTGTACAGCAGACATTACTAAATGAGACATCTGATTATTTCATTACTTAATTACAGCTCTCCATATCCCTGGGTAGATGCAAAgggcttttctattttttcttcttttttttttttggttttttttttcttttttttttttttttttttcttaattacagAGCAGGCCACAGGTCAAAAGGTGAAGGTTATACAAGCTGATTTCACCAACAATTCAGTATATGAGAACATCgaaaaaaatctggaaggcTTAGATATTGGTGTTCTGGGTGAGTCTCTAAGGTCTGTTAATTGAAGAGTATTTTATGGCTGCAGTGTGTTAAACAGAGAATTGTATAAATGATGTGTCATAACAACTTGTTAGCCAACACTTGAAACCAAGCATACAGCTGCCTAATGCATTTGAGCATTAGTTATCATgaagaagttttaaaagtgaattaaGATTCTCCACAGTCTTCCTGTTTCTCTGTACAATGGCTTCTCTACTGTGAaacctcctctgctgctctatAGCAGCATCCAGCTTGTGGGTTGACTTCCTCCCTGTTAGGCCtcaaggaattaatttttgctATTGCTTCTTTGACAGCTGTGTGCAATTCTTATATTCAATCTGCAATGAGCCTGTGGCTAACATTAATTGGTACGATCCACACAGCAACAATGAAAACGTGTTTTTTGGGgaagttttttggggttttttgggtaAAGAAAATCATCCTTTTAATAGTGAAACAAatggaacaacaacaacaaaacacaaaccaaccaaccaacctccAAACTGTGGCAAcacattgttttttctgttccctgaaGTCAGTACTGATCAGTACTGATGACTTCAGTGAGAACAAGACTCAATGCTAAACAGCATTTCTCTTCACGTGGAGCTCAAAAGCTTCTGAGTCTCGAGAAGAAGCCATTTATTTAACTAGCTGAACTAAGCCATTTGTTTAACTAGCTGAACTATGCACTTTGTCTAGAATTGGTTCTTATCATTATGTTTCCTTTCATTAGTTAACAATGTTGGAATGCTTCATAATCCTCTTCCGTGCCGTTTCCTTAATGGACCAGACATAGATGAGGTAGGATTACTCTGTGGGTTTCTACTTCCAATATAACAATAAGTAACTGTAATTCCGCTTAACAAGGGACAGATTCTGTCCCTGCTACAATCAGCACGTATTTAACTGTTCAATTGAGTGGGAAAAGAACTGGGCCTGAAGgagcatattttaatttgtttttaatgctcAGAAAAGCTTGCAAGAGAAGAACAGTGGATTTCAGCTAAATTGCAGTAAGCACTCAGCAGTGGAGGGGAGCGCACAGCTGGCCTGGTTTTAGCAGGGATCAGCAGCCCCTCTGGCTCGCCGCTCACACGTCATAGGGTCTAGCCTGGTCACAGCCACAGCTGAAGTGTTGGGTTCTTGTTAGTACTATTAAAACTTACCTTCTTTGGAAAACAAGTGCTTAagaatgtggaagaaaaatgaaagaaaaaaaaaacctcttttaaaTATAGTTTCCTTGGGGTGTGTGTGATTAATTTACACATATCGAACAGTTTGACAGGATTAAGGATGTGATCAAGTTTTTCACTGCcttattgttattttcctctataGTATTAGCAGTGAAAAACCCCATAGtttctaaatgtatttcttgCTAGCACCTGTCAGAAGAGCCATTCAGTCCATCTATTACAAATCAGAGATCCCCAAGCAGGCTGCTTCCCTCAGAGCTGCAGCCATACGATGGCACCTCTGCTTGCTGCTACGACTTGTCTTGGGAGGATACCTCTGCACAGGCAGCCTACCTCTGTCACTGGGAGCCACTCAGCCTCTGCCCGGCACGTCCGTAACTCGTCATCTGTTTGCATCCAGCTTGGTTTGCTGGTGCCATCGCTGCCTGGGCAGCAGCCTTTGCGGGTTTCGCCACGTGAAAAGAGGTGGCTGGCTAAACGGAGGGCACAGAGTCAAGGGGCTGCAAAGCAGATTTGAACGCcgtgtttaaaacaaaaattaatcgGGGCTCACCTGCCTTTGAGTATCCCACATCATAGGCACAGTCAGTGACAATTGGAGGTGAGCAAAGCAGCTCTAAAAGCAACGCTCTTGCTAGAAAGCTTTTCAGTTGGATTGCTAGCTTTGTTACCTAGGTGAGCTACAAACTCTCTGAAGTTAATTATAAACTTattgttttcttgcttattGCAGAACCTCATCAACTGCAACATGATTTCTGTTACAAAGGTATGTGACACACTGGCATCTATGTtacatttgtaattattttgttggGAAAATAATGAGTCCTACACAAGAGTCACCAACTAGCTTTCttgtgtgttttaatttaatttatctgCAGATAGTAATTTTCAGCAGGAATATCAGCATTATTTTAAGGACCCCATCTGTTTCTACTgcctatgaaatattttgatcaaAGCtgactggaaatattttaacacagtTGCTTGGTTGAGACACATCAATACACTGtagctgaaacattttgcaaaacaatGTTGGTTTCTGTAAACAGGGAGATTTGTTTCAGAATCAAAATCTTCAGGACAGAAGACCTGCAGTTTGACTTTTTGTTCTGTATGTGCGACCCAATTctgttctgtaaaaaaatatttttgtatcagTGCAGGAGAGAAACTTAAGGACTTGACTCCCAGTTCTGTATCGTCAGCTGTTGGTGCTGATTTTGCTCGGCTGCTTCCCTTACAAGAACAGTTAATATTTCATGCTTTCCACCTCTGATTGAGGTTTGTATTGCTCTGCTGTTTGCAAGCAGCATGTTAACATGAACAAGAGCAGAACAAGAGCTTTGTAATTCATCTCAACCTTGGCTAGTATCTTTCTAAACATGACAGGAAAATCATCAACAGATGTTCATCTTTCTTTGGCTAACAAACTTTACATCCCAAATTTGTACTGCTGCTCAATGACTTCAAATAATAAATCATATGATATCAGTCAATTGAAACAAATTCTTCCACGAAGTAGTTTGGTGAACTTTCTGCTCCTAGGTTTTACTCTATTTGTACgtcaaaagaagagaaatatctGCAATATCTGAATGCTATATATAAATGcctcacaaaaaacccccaaacaggCAAACATTTTGTACTCTCTCAGTCTGGATACAAAAGGGTTTTCTCTTTATCATTTCTCACCTTACATATACCTCTGAATCATCCTCTTCTGCTTCACCAGGGTCTTGGGgactccttccctcctctgctgcaaCCATGtccttttcagtctttcatgAACATCCACCTTCCTccaaaaaatgacaaagaaatcaTGCTCCTAGCCAGCATTCCTCATGGTTAGGTCCAAATCATCTTTAAAtctgtttggggctttttgccccctccctgccttgctaGGATCCTGCTCACCACTTCTTGCAGTGGGGTGCCTGAGCTCCAGATATTCCCGGCTCCTGCAGATGCCAGCAGGATTTTCCGTACTGCAAAAGCAGGACCTTTTGCCATGTTTTCCACTTTACTTGGAAATTCCCCTTTGCGCCAGCTGATGTGACCCACCTGCATtgtcatcttttctgaaaacaaagtttgtgaaccccaccctgctcctgctctctggTTGTGCACAACGacactactgaaaaaaatagggaaTTAACAAGGACTGAATTAAGCTGCATCATTCTTTTGCACTGCTTTTCATTATCACCCTTTACAGGTTAAGTCACACTCTTATTCTCAGAAGATTAATACATTTTGGGTGTTTTTATAAAGAATCAGTAATATGAGTATGAATTCCCTAGGGATTTAGGCTTACTATCAATAATACTCTTCAAATACAACAAATAGAAGATTTCTTACctaaaaatggatttaattgCAGcttaaaaaccacaaacttgATTAAGtctgttattaaaataagaatGGATTATTATATAATTAGCATCAAATATTATCCTAAAGCACTCTCtggtaacaggaaaaaagttttcttctcttgattTTCTGCTATTTCTGATCCAGGTAGAGCCAGaagcaaaaatgcaaaacactATGAAGTTGACTTTCTCCGTACAGTTATGATTCAGTATTGAAGAATGATGACATTCAGATACTGTTGAAAAGCTTTGGATAAACATAAGACTTTCACTACTTAGAAGACTAACCTTCGGAATTTTTTGACAATTCAGATGATTTGCAGGCcattaacatttctaaaatgttttccaaaactttGAATGTGCCACATTTTAGCTATTTGAACTGTATACATATGGCTTGGACTTGAGTGAGTGGAAATCTTGTGAATAAAACAGATCAGTTGAAAAATGTAATAAGAAAGAGGGAGAATGGATacaatttttaacatatttgtcttacagatgacaaaaataattttgaaacaaatggagccaaggtaaaaatatttttttttctagaactTTCAATAGGGTTTAGCTGCTATGTCCAGTTTATTCAGTGGTAGCTatgctttttcattattaacTTCTGCACTTTACAATATATTGATTAGtaagattttcttctgttgctgaTAGTGCTGTGTGAATGAATGATAGGAACTGCCATGAATTGTCAGTTAACTGTagaacaagacagaaaatataaaatataggTCTGTGTCCAGTAAAAACATGTAGgtgttgcagaaataaaatgccatGTGATGGCTCTAATTAGGCAAGAAATAGCATTTGAATATATTGTCATATTGTTCGAAGAGTGGTAGCTGTACTTGGAATAATAGTGTTCAAGCTCTGGAAATACCTGTACTACATCAGAGAGATTAATTAATTCAGCTATGCAATTAAGGAtcagttttctccttttaataGAATGTGTATTTTAGACACGGGGTCCTTAAATCAGAAGTTAAGGTCTTAAAATGGAGTTTCTAGAAAATATCAACTACTGCATTTTAGAGGACAGtacatgctttttgttttggcaaCAAAATAAGCTCTTGCTGTttaattgttttgatttgttttttcctggttgTTGCTGAATGAATTGTTTTTAGTGATTTGTACAGGGAGTTGTGAATAGGGAAGCTAAAACAACAGATGCATGgagcaggaaaaataatgagCAAAGGGGACCTACCAATTACTCTGGAGTGTAAAATCTTTCCTCTGATGGCAGATTTTGCTCTGTTAGATGTACAATAGCATGTACAATGTTCCCATGGTTCTGATTGCACTAGGCATTTAAATTTCACTTATGACACTAGTCCTAGCTGTTTTAGACTTAATTGCACCTAGCTAACCATAAAAATTGGGTCTTTTGAAAGTGTATTCTACAGTATAATAGGAGACCTATgccttctggggaaaaaagttgttttcaacTTGTGCAAGCTTTTACTACAATGCTGTCAAATGTAAACTGAATGTAACTgttcaaattaaatttcagacaaaaaggTCTTATTCTGAATCTGTCCTCTGGTCTGGGTACTTTCCCTTGTCCATTATACACAATGTACTCAGCTTCTAAGGTAAGTCATTCACATTGCTTTATAAGGAAATCCCCATCAAGTGTTTACCAAAGCGCTTGTATCAGCTATATAGGGGCCAGGTTTTCAGGATATAAATCAGTATTGCTCCACTGAAATAATGAAGTGATGTAAATGAGCACTGGCTGAGAACTAAGAATCAGTGGCCTATGTAAATGAAATCAGCTGAAGGTATGTCTGATCATTGGAACAATTTTGCCTTTGATTAAACAGTATTATACTAGTGCTCACAATCTGTTATTGCTCTGGGAAGTGATAATTTTTACCAGGCTGGCTTAGCTAGTTTACTCAAAACTGTAGATGCACAAAAGGCTAGATTTTGCTTATGGAGCCAAGAAGAAGATTCCTGGTAGATGGGTGGTGAGTTGCCTGACTTCGTAGctttcactttgaaattttGCTCTGGATTATAGCCTCAGAGCTCATAATAATGAGGAGTGAATGTTTTTTATTGAAACTCCAAAAGGAACTTGCTCAGCTCAGGTTTGctccaaattaaaaattctaaCCATATTTGCTTGGACATACCTAACGTTCAGCTTGGTAAGAAAAAGCTAGTTATTCTTGGTAAGAAATTCtagttttccatttcctttttctttctttaagatAAGTTTCTCATTACTCAAAACTTGAACTACATTCAAACTAGACAATTTTAGTCCCTTAGAAAAGTTTAGTTAACATTATTTCAAAGTGTTATGGTACATGGGTTGtattcttttgaatttttttcattcttgggTATCTTttacctttgtttcttttaaaatggatttttttctttgtgatgccctgaaagaaaactgttttactTGTCAGCATAATGAAGCTTCATGCAAAATCATGACACTACTGGTGTTTAAATTATAAGACCTGACAAATGATGGCTTTGAAACAGTCACTTTTTCTCCTTAGTAGGACTTCTATATTTCTAATTACAGAGGAGTGATCCAATGTTGTCAAGCTCCTGAATATTTCTCAAAGATCTAACTCCTAAAATCAGTCTTAAAAGAAACTCAACTTTTACACAACGAAGTTAGTATACGTGTACTCTTTATGGTGTGGAGAAAAACTGAGATAAATCCTAAAGACTGAAGCTACAACCCTCCCCAAACTCCCAAATACCTGACtttgaaaattgtatttgtagGCTATGCTTATAGGTATACACTAAAGGCATGAGTTGTATTTCACTCCCTTTCTTATTGCAAGAGAAACAGCAGTGCAAGCCTTGAACTGGGAGGGCAGGTGTCAGCCAGAGATGAGAGCCATGTGGAACAATAGCTAGAATAAATTCAATTCAGGCATTTATATCTCTGCATTTTCATAAATGTGACAAAGCTTTCAGTTCAGTCTGCAGTAGTACTTCCTTCATGCCTGGCTTGGGCCAATGCCAGGCTCCATCTTTTCTGGTGCAGATAAACAGTCAATCTTGCCATTGCTCGTGTGCACCAGCAGAAAACTTTATCTTGAAAAGCTCGTTTCTGTGTTTTTCACCACTGCACTGTGCCTTAGGTTGTATGATGCTTGGCCATTTTTGCTAAGGAtctctttgcaaatatttgtgagCATATGTGAAAGTACTTAGTTTCCTCTgctaatgttattttattttattttattttattttattttattttattttattttattttattttattttattttattttattttattctaggCTTTTATAAGCACTTTCTCCAAAGCACTACAAGCAGAGTATAAAGCAAAGGGAATTATCATACAGGTGATGCTATATCTTGCTATGTTTGACTTCACTTTAACAAATTCTTCAAGAATATCTGAGATCCCTAAATCTGTAAAGTGTAGCCAGCCTTGGTGAAGTGCTGGGTGACCCTGTCCAAGCTTCCCTGTACGCAGCTACAGGCTCTTTTTCCTTATTCCACTATAGTATCATTACTTATTCCACATAGTGCCTTAATCCTTTGCAAATATCTTGTAATTTGTCAGATGCTGTAGGATTCTGCAGAGATAAGATTAGCGTTATCTAAATGTCAGATGACATTGCACTGGTATTATGATTTCTTATTTTAGGTAGTGGCTCCTTACGGTGTTTCTACTCCAATGACAATGTTCCAAAAACCCAGTCTTATTACAAAGACGGCAGAAGAGTTTGTTAGTGAATCACTGGATTATGTCACCTTTGGAGAGGAGATTTTTGGATGTTTAGCCCATGAAATGCTGGTAATTGAATTTGATAGCATGTAAATGGGTCCCAAAGGCTGAACCCAGGCTCTCTCGGGTCAGCATGTTCTTTTGACCAGTTTCAGAGACCTTAATGTTGGGAATCAAATGAGAAACAGTGAATAGGTTATTAATTCTAATATGGCACCAGTAAACTATGAAGGGATGAATACACAAATAAAGCACAGTGGTATCAGCACAGCACGGCTTTCTCCACACTGGTGTCTTGAGCTGAGCTCAGTTTGATATCTGGTTAGTCTTTAtcctttctccagctgcctgTTTTCATGACCCTATTAGGAATATTTCTGAGACCCCTACTCCTTTAGAGAAATTGGCCAACAGATTCAAAAGTTGTTagtggggaagggaaaggacatAAAAACAGACTGTGCTATCACATAAACATAATTTCCTTAGGATACCAAGCTaacaaaatagaataaatatttatacatggCAGCTGTTAACACTGAGCATTTAATCAAAGTAGAGGGACAAAAACAGATTTGCTGAAAACTGAGAGGAATGAACATTTCCCTCTAAGAAAAACATACGTACTGAAAGTATAAAGTAAAAGCTTTTGCATTTACTGTTTTCTATGACCTTTCTGAACACTCAGTTAATTTCTTTCAAGAGGGTCTTATAACCTTTTGCCTTTGTATTGTTTTTGCTTGATTATTCCGAAGGCATGTGTCCTGCAGTTCATCCCCTTATGGGTATACCACAGCGACAGACTTCAAGAAGTGGTCCTCCATACATTTACCAGTTATCTGAAGAAGAGATGGAGGAACCCCTgacagagtaattttttttcagaaggtgTACAATGGGAAACCCCAGCAAGATGCATTTTACTACATCTCTGCATGTgtgaatgtggaaaaaataaaatcagtttgagCCACAGCTTCATCTAAATCACCTATGGAATGATAAGTGATTTGATCCAGTTAATCTATTAAACAAATTTATTCCTGTCCCTTTCCAAAGACCATAAAATTTGCTAGAGCTCTTCCAGTGACTTCTGTGGGACTTCAGTAGGTTTAAAGAAATTTATGTTACTATTTTAACATAAACTTGGATGCCACAAATATTTATGCTTATTTGATGTTCATGAATAAAACTATAATTTGCCTTATTTCCAAGCTTGTTCACAGTGTATTTTGTTGCTTTGCATCTTtggtttcttctgaaaaatcaaggaaatttgcaagaaaaaaaaggagaaagcttCAGGGTGTAAAGTACACACTGGACCTTTGGAAGACTGCAGCCATAAAAAATATACTGTCCAGAGCCTGTGAATGACTTCATCCTCTGCAATATCTGAtatgggcaggaggaggcaggagcatAGGCAAAAGACAAGCAGTAGTTCTGCATTCCTGGATGAATCCAGAAGGCAAAGCTTTCGATTGTAGATACCTCTAAAGATTATACTGGGTACTATATAAAGGTGTTTCAAGGACAATGCAATCGtcaggcacagtcaacatgggttcacaaagggaaaatcCTGTTTAATTTTATATCCTTCTATCCATAAGGTCAGTCCTAGTGGATGAAGGGGAGGTGGTGGATGTAGTTTTCATGGATTTTAgtaaggcatttgacactgtgcctcacagcatttttctggaCAAGTCCAACTGTGAGATGAGCAAGTACATGGTGCgttgggtgaagaactggctgaatggcagggctcaaaGCATTGTAGTGAACAGGGCTGCATCTGTCTGGTGACCACTAGAGGTGCtcctcagggctcaattctggggccagttctgttcaacaTGTTTATGAATGGTCTGGATGCCAGAGTTGAATGCatcattagcaagtttgctgatgacaccaaactgggaggtgctgtttACTCTCTTGAGagacaagaggccttgcagagggatctagacagattggagcattgggcaattATCAGTggtatgaaatttaacaagaacaaatgccagattctgcacctgggaaggagTAATGCCAGGCACAAGTAcaaactgggagaggagtgctgccctgcagaaagggatctggggctgctggtggcagcagctcagtcagagtcagcagtgtgccctggcagccaggagggcaAACCGCACCCTGGGGTGCACCAAAAACAGCGTGACCAGCTGGTCAAAAGAGGGGATTGTCCTGCTGTGTTCAGcgttggtgtggcctcaccttgagtactgtgtgcgGTTCTGGGGCCCACagttaagaaggatgtgaaggacCCTGAATGTGCCTAGAGGATGGCAACAcagctggtggaagggctggaagacatgtcctgtgaggagcggcgGAGGTCTCTGGGTctgtctagtttggagagaaggaggctgagggacgacctcatggctctctgcagcttcctgaggaggggaaatggggagggaggtgctgagctcttctccctgggatccagagACAGGatgcatgggaatggttcaaagttgtgtcaggggaggtttagactggacattaggaatCGTTTgtttactgagagggtggtcaaacaccaGAAGAGGCTTCCTATATAGGTGGTTGATGCCCCGAGCCTGTCACTGCCTTAAAAAGAGACATTTGGATAATGCCCTTCATCAGAGGCTTTAACTTTTGGTGAGCTCTggagtggtcaggcagttggactagatgatcgttgtaggtcaCTTCCAACTGAATTATTCTGTTCTAGTCTAATCTAGTTTATTTATTCAGATGTACttctatttgtttaaaattaggAATTTTAATGCATCTTCTCATTTTGCAGGtttattttacttctgcatTCCAAAAAGTTTTTTTGTAAAACTGCATTAAGATAGCAAAGGCCTTATTAATAAAAGTAAGTATATGTTGGTGGGTTTTAGTCAAACGTGAGGAAGAGTCTATAATCTTTGCCACACAGGAATCACAAAATATATCCTACTAGCTCCAGAAGTTCCTGTCTGCTGCATTCAAGCTAGTGACATATCTAGGCAACAGCACATGGGCCATACAGCACCATACGGTCTGAGCTTTCTGCACTTGCCTCCTATACTTGTTGctgtaattttcaaaaataagaacTAAGGATTGCGCTGAGAACTCTGGACTGAAATAATGACAGTTGTGATACATAAAATGATATGTATCTTTCCTGCaataaaatcagatttgatCCAGGACTGCAAACAgtcatcaaaaaaaaatcaccttatTTACACAGGTTACCACGTCCTTCTATTGAATTCGAAGAAGCTACGGACACACTTACATTCTTTCGTGTCAGAATTGGGAATGGAAAAGTAAGTCACTTTTACTTAGAGATCAGCATTAAAACCCCCAGCATTAAAAAAGGCTTGGCTTACATCTAAAATGGTGAAATTTTATTATACtctaagtattttttatttctgctatggatttttttaacttttgaaattcacatttttcttttctgtgttgttcctccctgccccccaaaagccccaaacaacccacaaacatttatttta
Coding sequences:
- the HSD17B3 gene encoding 17-beta-hydroxysteroid dehydrogenase type 3; amino-acid sequence: MEAFQHQLLTLTGGLIFFCILIKCIRFMKYVLPRIWSALPQNFFRSLGEWAVVTGAGDGLGKAYSFELAKRGLNVVMISRTLEKLQRVAFEVEQATGQKVKVIQADFTNNSVYENIEKNLEGLDIGVLVNNVGMLHNPLPCRFLNGPDIDENLINCNMISVTKMTKIILKQMEPRQKGLILNLSSGLGTFPCPLYTMYSASKAFISTFSKALQAEYKAKGIIIQVVAPYGVSTPMTMFQKPSLITKTAEEFVSESLDYVTFGEEIFGCLAHEMLACVLQFIPLWVYHSDRLQEVVLHTFTSYLKKRWRNP